From the genome of Candidatus Palauibacter scopulicola, one region includes:
- a CDS encoding efflux RND transporter permease subunit, translating into MSDEGHVDRRSTRGPIGFMAKNGIAANVVMLFLVLAGLASARNLVQEVLPDFSLDRVQIVVPYPGAAPEEVEESIVRRIEEQIRAVDGLSRVASTASEGLASVIAEFDSGTDVNRALNEVKAQVDRIPTFPAAAERPEVREITSRQSVIRLLVYGDVPERTLKELAYGIEEGLSALPEVSLAEISGARPYEISIEVPLRRLRALGLTLDDIAFAVRQSSLDLSAGRVSTSGEDILVRTLGQNYEQVDFEEIILLGRPDGTSVRLGEIATVRDGFADTDLSVRYNGQTAVRVDVYRTSDEQVLDIAEAVKRYLDAEVVPALPEGVSVDLWKDDSEEVSGRLGLMTENALIGFALVFLALALFLEIRLAMWVAVGLAVSFMGAFFVMGFLGISINMFSLMALVLALGIVVDDAIVVGESIFAERERGQRGLAAAIRGTRRVSTPVIFSVLTTVTAFAALLNAPGPQGELGRGIPLVVIAVLVISLVESLLVLPNHLSHLAAPRVRRSGAAQRMLHRAQRTVDRIMKRIADGPLDRGLRLATEQPSIVLAAAAGLLAISLGVVASGIVPNQFITPIEGDVVSANLEMPTGTPAERTSRIVAEIEAAGHRAVARLSEDGDEGEDPLAFDVAVTVGELAALYDPLGGDAVEAARGHLGTVQFKLHDWDRRGIAASDFERVWREEVGIPAEAKSLSISSNLLGLGLPVHYELSHPDPARLEAIAGEFTTELADVEGTFDVRSNLDEGFRELQLELNPGSRSLNLTLDRFATQVRSAFFGAEALRVPRGREDMRVWVRLPEEERNSATDVENYLVRTPGGEVPLGQIASAGFSRSSAAIHRVDGRRAVTITADVDPRIATGQQVNARLDDEVLPRLTSENPDLTYTYGGQRKEQDHAISVLGRSLILALLIMYSLMAIPFGSYTQPLIIMAAVPLGAIGALAGHMLLGLSWGLWSLYGLVGVFGVVVNDSLMMIRFINDLRASGLEPADAIIGGAKERFRAIMLTSITTFLGVSPLVFETSTYAQHLVPLATSVGFGVFIATILLMVVVPALVMTQYNLAARRERWRLGRA; encoded by the coding sequence GTGAGTGACGAAGGTCACGTCGACCGAAGGAGTACGCGGGGCCCCATCGGCTTCATGGCGAAGAACGGCATCGCCGCGAACGTGGTCATGCTGTTTCTCGTCCTCGCCGGGCTGGCCTCGGCCCGGAACCTGGTCCAGGAAGTCCTGCCCGATTTCTCCCTGGACCGCGTCCAGATCGTCGTCCCCTATCCCGGCGCCGCTCCGGAGGAGGTCGAGGAGTCCATCGTCCGCCGGATCGAGGAGCAGATCCGGGCGGTGGACGGCCTGAGCCGGGTCGCATCCACCGCCTCCGAGGGGCTCGCGTCGGTGATCGCGGAGTTCGATTCGGGAACGGATGTCAACCGCGCCCTCAACGAGGTGAAGGCCCAGGTCGACCGCATTCCGACCTTCCCGGCCGCCGCCGAACGGCCCGAAGTACGGGAAATCACCAGTCGGCAGAGCGTCATTCGTCTCCTCGTGTACGGCGATGTGCCGGAGCGGACGCTCAAGGAGCTGGCATACGGCATCGAGGAGGGACTCTCCGCCCTTCCCGAGGTGTCGCTGGCCGAGATCAGCGGTGCCCGTCCGTACGAGATCTCGATCGAGGTGCCCCTGAGACGGCTCCGCGCCCTCGGCCTGACCCTGGACGACATCGCCTTCGCGGTGCGGCAGAGTTCGCTCGATTTGTCCGCCGGCAGGGTGTCCACCAGCGGCGAGGACATCCTCGTGCGCACGCTGGGACAGAACTACGAGCAGGTGGATTTCGAGGAGATCATCCTCCTCGGCCGGCCGGATGGCACGTCGGTTCGCCTCGGCGAAATCGCGACGGTGCGGGACGGGTTCGCCGACACCGATCTCAGCGTGCGCTACAACGGGCAGACCGCGGTCCGGGTCGACGTGTACCGGACCTCCGACGAGCAGGTGCTGGACATCGCCGAAGCCGTAAAGCGGTATCTCGACGCCGAAGTCGTGCCGGCCCTGCCCGAGGGCGTCTCGGTGGACCTGTGGAAGGATGACTCGGAGGAAGTCAGCGGGCGCCTCGGCCTCATGACGGAGAACGCCCTGATCGGATTCGCGCTCGTCTTCCTGGCGCTGGCGCTCTTCCTGGAAATCCGGCTCGCGATGTGGGTGGCCGTGGGTCTGGCGGTGTCGTTCATGGGGGCGTTCTTCGTGATGGGCTTCCTCGGCATCTCGATCAACATGTTCTCGCTGATGGCGCTCGTGCTGGCGCTGGGCATCGTCGTGGACGACGCGATCGTCGTGGGAGAGAGCATCTTCGCCGAGAGAGAGCGCGGACAAAGGGGGCTCGCGGCCGCCATCCGGGGCACGCGTCGCGTCAGCACTCCCGTCATATTCTCCGTTCTCACAACGGTCACGGCCTTCGCCGCGCTCCTGAACGCGCCCGGCCCGCAGGGAGAACTCGGCCGCGGGATTCCACTCGTGGTGATCGCGGTGCTCGTGATCTCGTTGGTGGAATCGCTGCTGGTTCTCCCGAACCACCTGTCCCATCTGGCGGCTCCCCGCGTGCGGAGATCCGGCGCGGCCCAGCGGATGCTTCACCGGGCGCAGAGGACGGTGGACCGGATCATGAAGCGCATCGCGGACGGCCCCCTCGACCGGGGACTCCGCCTGGCGACGGAGCAGCCCTCCATCGTCCTCGCCGCGGCGGCCGGCCTGCTCGCGATCTCGCTGGGGGTGGTGGCGTCGGGCATCGTGCCCAATCAGTTCATCACCCCGATCGAGGGCGATGTCGTGTCGGCGAACCTGGAAATGCCCACGGGGACTCCGGCCGAACGCACGTCCAGGATCGTCGCCGAAATCGAAGCCGCGGGACACCGGGCCGTGGCGCGCCTCTCGGAGGATGGCGACGAAGGCGAGGATCCGCTGGCGTTCGACGTCGCCGTCACGGTGGGCGAGTTGGCGGCGCTGTACGACCCTCTCGGCGGAGACGCGGTGGAGGCGGCTCGAGGCCACCTCGGCACGGTGCAGTTCAAGCTCCATGACTGGGATCGCCGGGGCATCGCCGCTTCCGATTTCGAACGCGTGTGGCGAGAAGAAGTCGGGATCCCCGCCGAAGCGAAATCGCTCTCGATCTCGTCCAACCTTCTCGGCCTGGGGTTGCCCGTTCACTACGAACTGTCCCATCCGGATCCCGCTCGCCTGGAGGCCATTGCGGGCGAGTTCACGACCGAGCTGGCCGACGTGGAGGGGACCTTCGACGTACGGAGCAATCTCGATGAAGGGTTCCGGGAACTGCAGTTGGAGTTGAACCCGGGGAGCCGCTCCCTGAACCTGACGCTCGACCGCTTCGCGACGCAGGTGCGCTCGGCCTTCTTCGGGGCGGAAGCGCTCAGGGTGCCCCGGGGCCGCGAAGACATGCGGGTGTGGGTCCGGCTGCCCGAGGAAGAGCGCAACTCCGCGACCGACGTGGAGAACTACCTCGTCCGCACGCCGGGCGGGGAGGTGCCGCTGGGTCAGATCGCCTCCGCCGGATTCTCCCGCTCGTCAGCCGCCATTCACCGGGTCGACGGACGCCGCGCCGTCACGATCACCGCGGACGTGGACCCGCGCATCGCCACCGGCCAGCAGGTGAACGCCAGGCTGGACGACGAGGTTCTCCCGCGACTGACGAGCGAAAACCCCGATCTCACCTACACGTACGGCGGCCAGAGAAAGGAGCAGGATCACGCGATCTCCGTGCTGGGCCGGTCGCTCATCCTCGCCCTCCTCATCATGTACAGCCTGATGGCGATCCCGTTCGGCTCGTACACGCAGCCCCTCATCATCATGGCCGCCGTGCCGCTGGGCGCGATCGGCGCCCTGGCCGGCCACATGCTCCTCGGTCTCAGTTGGGGACTGTGGTCGCTGTACGGGCTGGTCGGCGTCTTCGGCGTGGTCGTGAACGACTCGCTCATGATGATTCGGTTCATCAACGACCTCAGAGCCTCCGGCCTGGAGCCCGCCGATGCGATCATCGGCGGGGCCAAGGAGAGGTTCCGGGCGATCATGCTCACGTCGATCACCACATTCCTGGGCGTCTCCCCGCTCGTCTTCGAGACGAGCACCTACGCTCAGCACCTCGTGCCGCTGGCGACCTCCGTCGGCTTCGGCGTGTTCATCGCCACGATTCTCCTCATGGTCGTCGTGCCGGCGCTGGTGATGACGCAGTACAACCTCGCGGCGCGGCGGGAACGCTGGCGGCTGGGGCGCGCCTGA
- a CDS encoding squalene/phytoene synthase family protein — protein MAPLHELLVRASRTFAVGIEILPRPLRDEITVAYLLLRVSDYLEDNQEIAENEKVRLLEAWRRVLGGGPGRTALIDRLGEAAEDIPDAAVARDAARVLEGLDRLAPEAREIIVRRVRESSAGMARWTERGSEFGTEEDLDDYMHEVAGRVGHLLTELFAHRLSGVGRDRTRMMALGREFGLALQTVNVIRGLHEDRHRGWVYVPASFLPAGMDPGELFEPANHAAAMTVLERLVAKADRHLAAARSYLRMIPRRYHRVRLFCLLPLLFAVRTLAISRTNPEVLDRETKMSRREVLAITRRAKLFGFSNRWIARYCRQLAARGA, from the coding sequence ATGGCCCCGCTTCACGAGCTTCTCGTGCGGGCGAGCCGCACGTTCGCCGTCGGCATCGAGATCCTCCCGCGCCCTCTGCGGGACGAGATTACCGTGGCCTACCTGCTGCTGCGCGTTTCCGACTACCTGGAGGACAATCAGGAAATCGCGGAGAACGAGAAGGTCCGCCTGCTCGAAGCGTGGCGGCGCGTGCTCGGCGGAGGTCCGGGGCGCACGGCCCTCATCGATCGCCTGGGAGAGGCCGCGGAAGACATCCCGGACGCAGCGGTGGCCCGGGACGCGGCGCGCGTGCTCGAAGGACTCGACCGCCTGGCGCCCGAGGCGCGCGAGATCATCGTGCGCCGCGTGCGGGAATCCAGCGCCGGAATGGCGCGGTGGACGGAGCGGGGATCGGAGTTCGGAACCGAAGAGGACCTGGACGATTACATGCACGAAGTCGCCGGGCGGGTGGGCCACCTGCTGACGGAACTGTTCGCCCATCGGCTGTCGGGCGTCGGAAGGGATCGTACGCGGATGATGGCGCTGGGGAGAGAGTTCGGCCTCGCGCTGCAGACGGTCAACGTGATCAGAGGGCTGCACGAGGACCGGCATCGCGGCTGGGTGTACGTGCCCGCGTCCTTCCTCCCCGCCGGCATGGATCCGGGCGAACTGTTCGAGCCCGCGAACCATGCGGCGGCGATGACGGTGCTCGAGCGGCTCGTGGCGAAGGCGGACCGCCACCTGGCGGCGGCCCGGAGCTACCTGCGGATGATCCCGCGACGATACCATCGGGTGCGCCTCTTCTGCCTGCTCCCGCTCCTTTTCGCGGTGCGGACCCTGGCCATCAGTCGGACGAATCCGGAGGTGCTGGACCGGGAGACGAAGATGTCCCGCCGCGAGGTCCTCGCCATCACGCGCCGCGCGAAACTCTTCGGCTTCTCCAATCGGTGGATCGCGCGGTACTGCCGTCAGCTCGCCGCGCGGGGCGCCTGA
- a CDS encoding M24 family metallopeptidase — MNRVALTGRIARAGFWAALLLPLLPVPAESQEARRRWERMNQMRREKFDVVLPEVMRENGIDMWITMRREGLDDPLTPDFGPGYVNPIGYYVFTDRGGERIERAALGIGGYLLAGNGAYDIVTGNFDLREFIAERDPERIGLNMGSNIGAADGLSHTGYQHLAETLGEPWASRFVSAEKLVSDFRSRRVASEIAGFAEAGEISRELAERALSNEVVTPGVTTLRDVAWWLMDRLLERGLGSSFGFPSIYITGPEGIEATSSDRIIQGGDVMMIDWGVCHLNFCTDMKRVAYVLRPEETEAMPGVQNAFDRAIEAREVSRRAIRPGITARENMDRIGAALTAAGFNPIPFNQPTGGPQTDVTWEGHHSVGNLGHGIGPSIATWNPRRLTFEVVPTNLLAIEMFAYTAVPEWGGAKLRVPLEDDAVVTERGAEWLYPANSRLLLIKSDPAAGRTVS, encoded by the coding sequence ATGAATCGAGTCGCTCTGACAGGTCGGATCGCGCGCGCCGGATTCTGGGCGGCGCTGCTGCTTCCTCTGCTTCCCGTTCCCGCGGAGTCGCAGGAGGCGCGGCGGCGCTGGGAGCGGATGAACCAGATGCGGCGCGAGAAGTTCGATGTCGTGCTGCCCGAGGTCATGCGCGAGAACGGGATCGACATGTGGATCACGATGCGCCGCGAGGGACTCGACGATCCGCTCACGCCCGATTTCGGCCCCGGGTACGTGAATCCCATCGGCTACTACGTCTTCACCGACCGCGGCGGAGAGCGGATCGAACGCGCCGCCCTGGGAATCGGGGGATACCTGCTGGCCGGGAACGGCGCCTACGACATCGTCACCGGCAACTTCGATCTCCGGGAGTTCATCGCCGAGCGGGACCCGGAGCGGATCGGGCTCAACATGGGATCGAACATCGGCGCGGCGGACGGACTGTCCCATACCGGCTACCAGCACCTCGCCGAGACGCTGGGCGAACCGTGGGCGTCGCGTTTCGTCTCCGCCGAGAAGCTCGTGTCCGATTTCAGGTCGCGCCGCGTCGCTTCGGAGATCGCGGGCTTCGCCGAGGCGGGCGAGATCTCGCGCGAACTCGCGGAACGGGCCCTCTCGAACGAAGTCGTCACGCCCGGCGTCACGACGCTCCGGGATGTGGCGTGGTGGCTCATGGACCGGCTGCTCGAGCGCGGGCTCGGCTCTTCCTTCGGCTTTCCGTCCATCTATATCACGGGACCCGAAGGCATCGAGGCGACGTCCAGCGACCGGATCATCCAGGGCGGCGACGTCATGATGATCGACTGGGGCGTCTGCCACCTGAACTTCTGCACGGACATGAAGCGTGTCGCCTACGTGCTGCGGCCGGAGGAGACGGAGGCGATGCCGGGGGTGCAGAACGCGTTCGACCGGGCCATCGAAGCACGGGAGGTGTCGCGCCGCGCGATCCGGCCCGGCATCACGGCGCGCGAGAACATGGATCGGATCGGGGCCGCGCTCACGGCGGCCGGGTTCAATCCCATTCCCTTCAACCAGCCCACAGGTGGCCCGCAGACGGACGTGACCTGGGAAGGCCATCACTCGGTCGGCAATCTCGGACACGGGATCGGCCCCTCGATCGCGACATGGAACCCACGCCGCCTCACCTTCGAGGTCGTGCCGACGAACCTCCTCGCGATCGAAATGTTCGCGTACACGGCCGTGCCCGAGTGGGGGGGCGCGAAGTTGCGCGTGCCGCTGGAGGACGATGCGGTGGTCACCGAACGGGGGGCCGAGTGGCTCTACCCCGCGAACAGCCGCCTCCTTCTGATCAAGTCCGATCCCGCCGCTGGCAGAACTGTCTCTTGA
- a CDS encoding aminotransferase class I/II-fold pyridoxal phosphate-dependent enzyme encodes MTILARRLADLGTENAFKVNDDIQVCLDRGMDVIRFNIGAPDFRSAPHLNRVAVSELEAGNSGYCDAAGLPSFREAIARHVSATRGIDAGADRVVVTPGAKPPIGYTFQTYVDRGDEVVYPSPGFPIYESWATFVGARPVPLHLSEERGFAFTADDLGALLTERTRLIILCSPSNPTGGVLSAEDLAGIAAVIRERCHPDVRIYSDEIYEHILFDGLEHQSIASHEGMAERTVIASGHSKGFAMTGWRLGWAVLPTPGEADVFKNLNINIMSCVPPFLQEGGRAAYEDPATAGVVAHMVGEFERRRDFIVPALNAIEGLRCQLPKGAFYVFPNISGVCERLGVFETYEAMPAESRARTTPSGMLQMFLLYRYGVATMDRASFCRIGSEGQHFLRISIANSMEDIERGVARIGRAAADPDGFREFLETERLWD; translated from the coding sequence ATGACGATTCTGGCGCGGCGTCTGGCCGATCTGGGGACCGAGAACGCCTTCAAGGTCAACGACGACATCCAAGTGTGTCTCGACCGCGGGATGGACGTCATCCGTTTCAACATCGGGGCGCCGGACTTCCGCAGTGCCCCGCACTTGAATCGGGTGGCCGTGTCCGAACTCGAGGCCGGGAACTCCGGGTACTGCGACGCGGCGGGACTCCCGTCCTTCCGGGAGGCGATCGCGCGCCACGTTTCGGCCACGCGCGGGATCGACGCGGGGGCGGACCGGGTCGTCGTCACGCCGGGGGCCAAGCCGCCCATCGGCTACACCTTCCAGACGTACGTGGACCGGGGCGACGAGGTCGTCTACCCGAGTCCAGGCTTCCCCATCTACGAATCCTGGGCCACGTTCGTAGGGGCGCGTCCCGTGCCTCTGCACCTCTCGGAGGAGAGGGGCTTCGCGTTCACGGCGGACGACCTCGGGGCACTCCTCACGGAGCGGACCCGGCTCATCATCCTCTGCTCGCCGTCGAATCCGACCGGAGGCGTGCTGTCGGCGGAAGATCTCGCGGGCATCGCGGCGGTGATCCGCGAACGCTGTCACCCGGACGTCCGGATCTATTCCGACGAGATCTACGAGCACATTCTCTTCGACGGCCTGGAGCACCAAAGCATCGCGTCGCACGAGGGCATGGCGGAGAGAACGGTCATCGCGAGCGGCCATTCGAAGGGGTTCGCCATGACGGGGTGGCGCCTGGGCTGGGCCGTCCTGCCGACGCCGGGGGAGGCCGACGTCTTCAAGAATCTGAACATCAACATCATGTCGTGCGTGCCGCCGTTCCTGCAGGAGGGGGGCCGGGCGGCGTACGAGGATCCGGCCACGGCCGGCGTCGTGGCGCACATGGTGGGGGAGTTCGAGCGGCGGCGGGACTTCATCGTGCCCGCGCTCAACGCGATCGAGGGCCTGAGATGCCAGTTGCCGAAGGGGGCGTTCTACGTCTTCCCGAACATCTCCGGCGTGTGCGAGCGGCTGGGCGTGTTCGAGACGTACGAAGCGATGCCCGCGGAGTCCCGCGCGCGGACGACGCCGTCGGGGATGCTGCAGATGTTCCTGCTCTACCGGTACGGCGTGGCCACGATGGACCGGGCCTCCTTCTGCCGCATCGGCTCCGAGGGCCAGCACTTCCTCCGCATCTCGATCGCGAACAGCATGGAGGACATCGAGCGCGGCGTGGCTCGCATCGGGCGCGCCGCCGCCGACCCGGACGGATTCCGGGAGTTCCTGGAGACGGAGCGCCTGTGGGACTGA
- a CDS encoding ABC transporter ATP-binding protein: protein MIETRGLTRHFGATKAVQDLDLRVEPGEILGLLGPNGAGKTTTVKILTCMIKPTSGSAAIAGFDVEEDPLEVKRRIGYVPEAGALYETLTAGEYLNMVANLRGIDGESANRKINELLDLFDIFDARDRRLVGHSKGMRQKVLISAALLGNPEVLFLDEPLSGIDANAALVVKQLLRELAAKGRTILFCSHILEVVERICTRIVIVDGGRKIIEGVPDRIAAEAGAASLEEAFARLTGVRDAGDVTRDLLRALDDSVPAAKAPESAARPA from the coding sequence TTGATCGAGACCCGCGGTCTGACCCGGCACTTCGGCGCCACGAAGGCGGTCCAGGATCTCGACCTCCGCGTCGAGCCCGGCGAGATCCTCGGCCTGCTGGGGCCGAACGGGGCCGGCAAGACGACGACCGTGAAGATCCTCACGTGCATGATCAAGCCGACGAGCGGTTCCGCAGCGATCGCCGGCTTCGATGTCGAGGAGGATCCGCTGGAGGTCAAGCGCCGGATCGGCTACGTCCCGGAGGCGGGGGCGTTGTACGAAACGCTCACCGCCGGCGAATACCTGAACATGGTCGCGAACCTCCGGGGCATCGACGGGGAGAGCGCGAACCGGAAGATCAACGAGTTGCTGGATCTCTTCGACATCTTCGACGCGCGGGACCGGCGGCTGGTCGGGCACTCGAAGGGGATGCGGCAGAAGGTCCTGATCAGCGCCGCGCTGCTGGGCAACCCGGAGGTGCTGTTCCTCGATGAGCCGCTGAGCGGGATCGACGCGAACGCCGCCCTCGTCGTCAAGCAACTCCTGCGCGAACTCGCCGCAAAGGGACGGACGATTCTCTTCTGCTCGCATATCCTCGAAGTCGTGGAGCGGATCTGCACGCGCATTGTGATCGTCGACGGGGGCCGGAAGATCATCGAGGGCGTGCCGGACCGCATCGCCGCCGAGGCCGGCGCCGCGAGCCTCGAAGAGGCGTTCGCCCGGCTCACGGGCGTGAGAGATGCCGGAGACGTCACCCGGGACCTCCTTCGTGCGCTCGACGATTCCGTTCCGGCCGCCAAGGCCCCGGAGTCCGCCGCGCGTCCGGCATGA